In Electrophorus electricus isolate fEleEle1 chromosome 12, fEleEle1.pri, whole genome shotgun sequence, a single window of DNA contains:
- the sqstm1 gene encoding sequestosome-1: MSMTVKAYLVGKEDCTKEIRRFAIDQDVSTSYEYLSRKVVDVFSNLRNVSLQMYYKDEDGDMIAFSSDEELIMGLALVKDDTFRLFIKEKKEHKRDFSPHGKQGLSLPPASGPHHMGPHGHHHMGPLGPPPMGPPHHPPMVHPSVTCDGCEGQVVGTRFKCTVCRDYDLCSTCQAKGLHKEHPLLPIFHPMANMFEWFPRGKGWRKMKHCMWAGAQAHVQAQNQAQNQAQPGPSVAQPSSQEAESQDSQAQNGASTSAKANMEYLKNIGEGVAAMLIPLGIDVDIDVEHEGRRTKVTPTPPASSGPPSTRSDGGLLSTGAEGDSTSSSSVEATEGAKDQKDKDEEWTHVSSKEVDPSTGELQSLGMQVDGHEEVTICPASLCTTSNQGPTGLREAAHYPHLPQDADPRLVESLSQMLSMGFSDDGGWLTRLLQTKNYDIGGALDTIQYSKPPGPPK; this comes from the exons ATGTCGATGACTGTGAAAGCTTATCTCGTTGGAAAAGAAGACTGTACTAAAGAGATCCGGCGCTTTGCCATCGATCAAGACGTCTCAACTAGTTACGAGTACTTGAGTCGCAAGGTGGTGGATGTTTTTTCAAACCTCCGGAATGTTTCCCTCCAAATGTATTACAAAG ATGAGGATGGTGACATGATTGCCTTCTCTTCTGATGAGGAGCTGATCATGGGTCTGGCGCTAGTGAAGGATGACACCTTCCGCCTCTTCATCAAGG AAAAGAAGGAGCACAAGCGTGACTTCTCGCCTCATGGCAAGCAAGGGCTATCTTTACCCCCTGCTTCAGGACCACATCACATGGGACCCCATGGGCACCACCACATGGGGCCTTTAGGACCTCCTCCTATGGGCCCACCTCATCACCCCCCCATGGTTCACCCCAGTGTGACCTGTGACGGGTGTGAGGGACAGGTGGTCGGGACTCGTTTTAAGTGCACTGTGTGCCGAGACTATGACCTGTGTTCCACCTGCCAGGCCAAGGGCCTTCATAAGGAGCATCCTCTTTTGCCCATTTTTCACCCCATGGCTAACATGTTTGAG TGGTTCCCTCGTGGGAAGGGCTGGCGTAAGATGAAGCACTGCATGTGGGCTGGAGCTCAAGCTCATGTCCAGGCCCAAAACCAGGCTCAAAACCAGGCTCAGCCAGGTCCATCTGTTGCCCAGCCTAGCTCCCAGGAGGCCGAGTCACAGGATAGCCAGGCTCAAAATG gAGCCTCTACATCTGCCAAGGCCAATATGGAGTATCTGAAGAACATTGGAGAGGGAGTGGCTGCCATGCTGATCCCCCTTG GCATAGATGTGGACATTGATGTGGAGCATGAGGGTAGGAGGACCAAAGTGACACCAACCCCCCCTGCTTCGAGTGGACCTCCTAGTACTCGGAGCGACGGAGGCCTCCTTTCCACTGGGGCAGAGGGGGATTCTACAAGTTCAAGCAGTGTAGAAGCTACTGAGGGAGCAAAG GATCAGAAAGACAAAGATGAGGAGTGGACTCATGTGAGCTCAAAGGAAGTGGATCCATCCACAGGCGAGTTGCAGTCATTGGGGATGCAGGTGGATGGGCATGAGGAAGTAACCATttgccctgcctctctctgcaccACCTCTAACCAAGGCCCCACTGGGCTGCGTGAGGCTGCTCACTACCCACACCTGCCCCAAG ATGCAGACCCTCGACTAGTGGAATCTCTGTCTCAGATGCTGTCAATGGGGTTTTCAGATGATGGTGGCTGGCTGACGAGGCTTCTCCAGACAAAGAACTATGACATTGGAGGTGCTCTGGACACCATCCAGTATTCCAAACCACCTGGTCCACCGAAATGA